In Candidatus Roseilinea sp., one DNA window encodes the following:
- a CDS encoding ferritin, with translation MISEQMTSALNKQAAEEAYASSVYLSMALWCDAQGYEGAARYLAASSQEEREHMEKFLRYVVDQDSPARVPAVAEPPHEFNSLPEIMKSVLELEMDVARKIHRIVDLAIAEKDHATWNWLQWFVAEQRDAEIKARNILDRIEVIGTDATGLYEMDKMLGKMAEAAEEED, from the coding sequence ATGATTTCCGAACAAATGACGTCGGCTTTGAATAAGCAGGCTGCGGAAGAGGCCTACGCTTCGAGCGTCTATCTCTCCATGGCGCTCTGGTGTGACGCTCAGGGCTATGAAGGCGCGGCGCGCTATCTTGCAGCTAGTTCGCAGGAAGAGCGCGAGCATATGGAGAAGTTTCTGCGGTATGTAGTGGATCAGGATAGTCCGGCGCGTGTGCCGGCAGTGGCCGAGCCACCTCACGAGTTCAACTCGTTGCCTGAAATCATGAAGTCCGTGCTCGAACTGGAGATGGACGTGGCGCGAAAGATTCACCGCATCGTGGACTTGGCGATCGCCGAGAAAGATCACGCCACGTGGAACTGGTTGCAGTGGTTCGTGGCCGAGCAGCGCGACGCCGAGATCAAAGCGCGCAACATCCTCGACCGCATCGAGGTGATCGGCACCGACGCCACCGGCCTATACGAGATGGACAAAATGCTCGGCAAGATGGCCGAAGCAGCAGAAGAAGAAGATTAA
- the sppA gene encoding endopeptidase IV, with protein sequence MRNIISCVAGLGSSIRRARLNLRNRWRGRRKFPPFVVVPLEGEIVELPPARPELPLPALLARLAPLPPGPLSVSELRRTFERLALDPRVKGVVLRIECVANPAVYQSLRGLLARFRSDTGKRLVAYAESLGPFQYYLACACDQIVMPPSAEWNVLGFRNEYVFLKDALDRLGVGVDVVNVSPFKSAGDIFARNDFSPDSRAQAEWLLDARFDELVRGIAEGRKLSPERVRELIDCAPFDAEEAVQHGLLDAALYEDELDRFLVPEPPVLADGRIERLARRVEKIAPALADNLRRAQQSIAERERRACVNLEAVRRSLRVPIVEYAPKAVGVIKVEGLIVPGASRRLPLPVPLIRDDVAGSSSVAQAIRRAEADDHIAAVILYVDSGGGSVLASDLIAREVRRLRMKKPVVAYMGGTAASGGYYVSALANAIVAQPLTVTGSIGVIALKPNTREAFEKFGVHRVALQRGRRAGLFSDAEPMDEESREVFASLIARAYDDFKRLVAEGRAIEPEALEAICGGRVWTGAQAQERRLVDALGDFTVALEKARELGGLPSDKRVAAIIIMPPRTPVLPPAFSVIGHPARAAFEELQALRELLSGTSLWAVSLWHSDVTR encoded by the coding sequence GTGAGAAATATAATCTCGTGCGTGGCTGGTCTGGGCTCCTCCATCCGCCGCGCGCGGTTGAACCTCCGTAACCGCTGGCGCGGGCGGCGCAAGTTCCCTCCTTTCGTCGTCGTTCCTCTAGAAGGCGAAATCGTCGAGCTACCGCCCGCGCGGCCGGAGTTGCCGCTGCCGGCGCTGCTCGCGCGGCTTGCGCCATTGCCACCGGGTCCGCTCAGCGTGAGCGAACTACGCCGCACCTTCGAGCGGCTGGCGCTCGATCCACGGGTGAAAGGCGTGGTGCTCAGGATCGAATGCGTTGCCAACCCGGCGGTCTATCAGAGCCTACGCGGCCTGTTGGCGCGCTTTCGCAGCGACACCGGTAAGCGTCTGGTCGCCTACGCCGAGTCGCTCGGCCCCTTCCAGTATTACCTAGCGTGCGCCTGCGATCAGATCGTCATGCCGCCCAGTGCCGAGTGGAATGTGCTCGGCTTCCGCAACGAATACGTCTTCCTCAAGGACGCGCTCGACCGGCTCGGCGTCGGTGTGGATGTAGTGAACGTCTCGCCGTTCAAGTCGGCAGGCGACATCTTCGCGCGCAACGACTTTTCGCCCGATTCGCGCGCGCAGGCCGAGTGGTTGCTAGACGCGCGCTTCGATGAACTGGTGCGCGGCATTGCCGAAGGCCGCAAACTCAGCCCGGAGCGCGTGCGCGAGTTGATTGACTGCGCGCCCTTCGACGCGGAAGAGGCCGTGCAGCATGGCTTGCTGGATGCAGCGCTCTACGAAGATGAACTCGACCGCTTTCTCGTGCCTGAGCCGCCTGTGTTGGCTGATGGACGCATCGAGCGACTCGCGCGGCGCGTTGAGAAGATCGCGCCTGCCCTAGCCGACAATCTGCGCCGCGCCCAGCAAAGCATCGCCGAGCGAGAGCGGCGCGCCTGTGTCAACTTGGAGGCGGTGCGCAGATCGTTGCGCGTCCCCATCGTCGAGTACGCGCCGAAAGCAGTCGGCGTCATTAAAGTCGAGGGGCTGATCGTGCCCGGTGCCAGCCGGCGTCTACCCCTGCCGGTCCCGTTGATCCGTGACGACGTAGCCGGCTCGAGCAGCGTGGCACAAGCCATCCGGCGCGCCGAGGCGGATGACCATATCGCTGCGGTGATTCTCTACGTTGATTCCGGCGGCGGTTCCGTGCTGGCGTCGGACCTGATCGCGCGTGAAGTGCGCCGTCTGCGCATGAAGAAGCCGGTCGTGGCCTATATGGGCGGCACGGCGGCTTCGGGCGGCTACTACGTGTCGGCGCTCGCCAACGCCATCGTTGCCCAGCCGCTGACCGTCACCGGCAGCATTGGGGTAATCGCGCTCAAGCCGAACACGCGCGAGGCGTTCGAGAAGTTCGGCGTGCATCGCGTCGCGCTGCAACGCGGCAGGCGCGCCGGGTTGTTCAGCGACGCCGAGCCGATGGACGAGGAATCGCGCGAGGTCTTCGCCAGCCTGATTGCGCGCGCCTACGATGACTTCAAGCGGCTGGTGGCAGAGGGGCGGGCGATCGAACCCGAAGCGCTCGAAGCGATCTGTGGTGGGCGCGTGTGGACCGGCGCGCAAGCACAAGAACGCCGGCTGGTGGATGCGTTGGGGGACTTCACTGTCGCACTGGAGAAAGCGCGTGAACTCGGTGGCCTGCCGAGCGACAAGCGGGTTGCCGCGATCATCATCATGCCGCCGCGCACACCGGTGCTACCGCCGGCTTTCTCGGTGATCGGGCATCCGGCGCGCGCAGCGTTCGAGGAATTGCAGGCGCTGCGCGAGTTGCTGAGCGGAACGAGCCTGTGGGCGGTGTCGCTCTGGCACAGTGACGTGACGCGCTAA
- a CDS encoding quinone oxidoreductase, producing the protein MALVVSERPEGGFERSVVVRWLADLPVNDVLIRVHYSSLNYKDALSAIGNRGVTRRYPHTPGIDAAGEVVESTSADFKPGDQVIVTGYDLGMNTPGGFGQYVRVPASWVVRKPEGLTLRESMMLGTAGFTAALSVYQLQRHAVTPEQGDVLVTGASGGVGCLAVAILSKLGYRVIAATGKADAGDWLKQLGAQEILSRDDVRDASGKALLKERWAGVVDAVGGEILATAIKATKRGGCVACCGNVASPELHITVYPFILRGVTLQGVDSAETPMPLRLQLWRTLAGEWKPLPAAFAAIAQTVKLDALSPMIDAILHGRIRGRVVVDLDGE; encoded by the coding sequence ATGGCGCTCGTTGTGAGCGAGCGGCCGGAAGGCGGATTCGAGCGATCGGTGGTGGTGCGCTGGTTGGCCGACCTACCCGTGAACGACGTGCTGATCCGTGTGCATTACTCGTCGTTGAACTATAAGGATGCGCTCTCCGCCATCGGCAATCGGGGGGTGACCCGCCGCTATCCGCATACGCCGGGTATTGACGCTGCTGGCGAGGTCGTCGAGAGCACGAGTGCGGACTTCAAGCCGGGCGACCAGGTCATCGTCACCGGCTATGACTTGGGCATGAATACGCCAGGTGGCTTTGGCCAATACGTCCGCGTGCCGGCGTCATGGGTGGTGAGGAAGCCGGAAGGCTTGACCTTGCGCGAGAGCATGATGCTAGGCACGGCCGGCTTCACCGCAGCGCTCAGCGTGTATCAACTCCAGCGCCACGCGGTGACGCCGGAGCAAGGCGATGTGCTGGTGACCGGCGCAAGTGGTGGGGTGGGCTGCCTGGCCGTCGCGATCTTAAGCAAGCTGGGGTATCGCGTCATCGCAGCGACGGGCAAGGCCGATGCAGGTGACTGGCTGAAACAGCTTGGCGCGCAGGAGATCCTCTCGCGCGACGACGTCCGCGATGCGAGCGGCAAAGCGCTGTTGAAAGAGCGTTGGGCCGGCGTGGTGGACGCTGTCGGTGGAGAAATCCTTGCCACAGCGATCAAAGCGACGAAGCGCGGCGGGTGCGTGGCTTGCTGCGGCAATGTCGCATCCCCCGAGTTGCACATCACGGTGTATCCGTTCATCCTGCGCGGCGTGACCTTGCAGGGTGTGGACTCCGCCGAAACGCCGATGCCGTTGCGGTTGCAACTGTGGCGCACCCTGGCCGGCGAATGGAAGCCGTTGCCGGCAGCGTTCGCAGCCATCGCCCAGACCGTCAAACTCGACGCGCTTAGCCCGATGATTGATGCGATTTTGCACGGCCGAATCCGTGGGCGAGTGGTGGTGGATTTGGATGGTGAGTAG
- a CDS encoding UPF0102 protein, with product MAKRSDVGAWGEAIAANYLEQRGYTVRARNWRSGHGELDIVAERGETIVFVEVRTRRSDTYGRPEETISPRKRAKLIATAQAYLDEHGFHDAQWQIDVIAIELDARNATSQLEHIECAIEMAG from the coding sequence ATGGCGAAACGCAGCGACGTCGGCGCATGGGGCGAGGCCATTGCAGCCAACTATCTGGAACAGCGCGGCTACACCGTGCGGGCGCGCAACTGGCGCAGTGGTCACGGCGAACTCGACATCGTGGCCGAACGCGGCGAGACCATCGTCTTCGTCGAAGTGCGCACCCGGCGCAGCGACACTTACGGCCGGCCGGAGGAGACCATCTCCCCACGCAAGCGCGCCAAGCTGATCGCCACCGCTCAGGCTTACTTGGACGAGCACGGCTTTCACGACGCACAATGGCAGATTGACGTGATCGCCATCGAACTGGATGCGCGCAACGCCACCTCACAACTCGAGCACATCGAATGTGCTATCGAAATGGCGGGTTGA
- the purH gene encoding bifunctional purine biosynthesis protein PurH produces MRALLSVSDKARLIEFARGLHQHNVELIASGGTARALQHAGLPVTTVEQLTGSPEILEGRVKTLHPIIHGGILARDTDEDRADLERIGARTIDLVVVNLYPFQKTVAQKYVTLRDAIEHIDIGGVALIRAAAKNYERVAVVCDPCDYDLVLNDIARNGGVSLETREVLALKAFAHTAAYDAAIRDYLMGIQSNDSPILTLTLHKIQDLRYGENPHQQATLFSVNSNGCIGPLGGRLLQGKELSYNNLLDLDAAWRAAVHFEQPTIAIVKHLSPCGIACADELHKAYTAAFNADPVSAFGGVIASNWEVDAATVEAMGDLFIECIVAPGFADDAKAMLSQRKNCRLLEIEDPAATTAPAYEYRSITGGMLRQTVDRGDPTSARWRVVTQTQPSDNDMRALQFAWKACQHVRSNAIVIARESRGVLATVGIGGGQPNRVDCVKIAAKRAGRKAKNAVLASDAFFPFPDGIHEAAKAGVKAIVQPGGAMRDAEVIAAADEAGIAMVFTGVRHFRH; encoded by the coding sequence ATGAGAGCCCTCTTGTCCGTGTCCGACAAGGCACGTCTGATCGAATTCGCGCGCGGCCTGCACCAGCACAACGTCGAACTGATCGCCAGCGGCGGCACGGCCCGCGCGCTCCAGCATGCCGGATTGCCCGTCACCACCGTCGAACAGCTCACCGGCTCGCCTGAAATCCTCGAAGGCCGGGTGAAGACGCTGCATCCGATCATCCACGGCGGCATCTTGGCGCGCGACACGGACGAAGATCGCGCCGACTTGGAGCGCATCGGCGCGCGCACGATTGACCTGGTCGTGGTCAACCTGTATCCGTTCCAAAAAACCGTCGCCCAAAAGTACGTCACCTTGCGCGACGCGATCGAGCACATTGACATCGGCGGTGTAGCACTCATCCGCGCCGCGGCCAAGAATTACGAGCGCGTGGCCGTGGTATGCGACCCGTGCGACTACGACCTGGTCTTGAACGACATCGCCCGCAACGGCGGCGTCTCGCTGGAGACGCGCGAAGTGCTGGCGCTGAAGGCGTTTGCGCACACGGCTGCCTACGATGCCGCCATCCGCGACTACCTGATGGGCATTCAGTCGAATGACTCGCCCATCCTCACCCTCACCTTGCACAAGATACAGGACCTGCGCTACGGCGAAAACCCGCACCAGCAAGCGACGCTGTTCAGCGTAAATAGCAACGGCTGCATCGGCCCGCTGGGCGGTCGGCTGCTGCAAGGCAAGGAACTGTCCTACAACAACTTGCTCGACCTCGACGCGGCCTGGCGCGCCGCGGTGCACTTCGAGCAACCGACCATCGCCATCGTCAAACATCTGAGTCCGTGTGGCATCGCCTGTGCCGATGAGCTGCACAAAGCCTATACGGCTGCCTTTAACGCCGACCCGGTGTCGGCCTTCGGCGGCGTGATCGCCTCGAACTGGGAGGTGGACGCAGCGACGGTCGAGGCGATGGGTGATCTGTTCATCGAGTGCATCGTCGCCCCGGGGTTCGCCGATGATGCCAAAGCCATGTTGAGCCAGCGTAAGAACTGCCGCCTGTTGGAGATCGAAGATCCCGCCGCGACCACGGCGCCGGCCTACGAGTATCGCAGCATCACCGGCGGCATGCTGCGCCAGACGGTGGATCGCGGCGACCCGACCTCGGCGCGCTGGCGTGTGGTGACCCAAACGCAGCCCAGCGACAACGACATGCGCGCGCTACAGTTCGCTTGGAAGGCCTGCCAGCACGTGCGCAGCAACGCCATTGTGATCGCTCGCGAAAGCCGAGGGGTGCTCGCGACCGTCGGCATCGGCGGCGGACAACCGAACCGAGTGGATTGCGTGAAGATCGCTGCCAAGCGCGCCGGCCGCAAGGCAAAAAACGCCGTGCTGGCCAGCGACGCCTTCTTCCCCTTTCCCGACGGCATCCACGAAGCTGCCAAGGCCGGCGTGAAAGCCATCGTGCAACCTGGTGGTGCCATGCGCGACGCCGAAGTTATCGCCGCTGCCGACGAGGCCGGGATCGCCATGGTGTTCACCGGCGTGCGGCATTTCAGGCACTGA
- the purN gene encoding phosphoribosylglycinamide formyltransferase: MKRLVVLISGYGSNLQAILDACRRGELPARVVAVISNKADAFGLQRAIDAGVPAIPLPFYKDLHLDRAGYDEVLAEVIEQHRPDLIVCAGWMRILSPAFVRRFAGKIINLHPALPGMFPGTRSIEAAFQAFQRGEIRHTGVMVHYVDEGVDTGPVIATRDVPIYPTDTLKDLEQRMHEAEHELLVAAIREVIRECAG; encoded by the coding sequence GTGAAGCGCCTAGTCGTCCTGATCTCAGGCTACGGCAGCAACCTGCAGGCCATCCTCGACGCCTGCCGGCGCGGGGAATTGCCGGCGCGGGTGGTGGCGGTCATCAGCAACAAGGCCGATGCCTTCGGCCTGCAACGCGCGATTGACGCAGGCGTGCCGGCCATCCCGCTGCCGTTTTACAAGGACTTGCACCTCGACCGCGCCGGCTACGATGAGGTGTTGGCCGAGGTGATCGAACAACATCGGCCTGACTTGATCGTGTGCGCCGGCTGGATGCGCATCCTCAGCCCGGCCTTCGTCCGGCGCTTCGCCGGCAAGATCATCAACCTACACCCTGCGCTGCCCGGCATGTTCCCCGGAACACGCAGCATCGAAGCGGCGTTCCAGGCCTTCCAGCGCGGCGAGATCCGGCACACCGGTGTGATGGTGCACTACGTGGACGAGGGTGTGGATACCGGGCCGGTCATCGCGACGCGCGACGTGCCCATCTACCCCACGGATACGCTGAAAGACCTGGAACAACGCATGCACGAAGCCGAGCACGAACTGCTCGTGGCGGCGATCAGGGAGGTGATCAGGGAGTGTGCAGGGTGA
- a CDS encoding oxidoreductase, with translation MTTVEVEKTAATTNGKHFKVIGQRVIRPDGVDKVTGRAQYGADVKLQGLLYGKVLRSPHAHARILSIDTSAAEKLPGVKAVITGKDLKPAEDKVAKSGESSVNYSYLSQNVLAQDKVLYHGHPVAAVAATSIHIAEEALALIKVEYEVLPPVLNVLDAMKDDAPILLPNLRTHELGEVVSDKPTNIASHEQHARGNLEAGFAEADVIVEREFHTNTVHQGYIEPQNGTALWNADGQITVWTSTQGAWDQRRDLSEILHVPISQIRVIPMEIGGGFGGKFPVYLEPLAALLSLKSGHRPVKMWMQRDEVLKATGPTSASVIRVKMGARKDGKITAAQAWMAYEAGAFPGSPVGAGMGVIFAPYKLDNVQIDGYDVVVNKPAAKAYRAPGGTNAAFASETVIDELAEKLGMDPIEFRRINAAKEGDRRADGPVYGRIGFIETLDVIEKHPHYDAPLPEPSAPYMKVGRGVACGFWYNWDGKSSASAVVNPDGTVSYLEGSTDIGGTRASLAMMLAETLGINYEDVKPMVGDTQTVGYNDGTGGSRTTYGSGMAAYHLGKEIIKEMKQRAAVLWEVPADDINVEGDVYSYGDKKITFKELCAKLDETGGPMSVSVSLDTKGAIPALATHVVDVEVDTETGKVHILRYTAAQDVGRAIHPSYVEGQIHGGVAQGIGWALNEEYYYDKDGHLMNASLLDYRMPTALDLPMIDAVIIEVPNPNHPFGVKGVGEVPIVPPAAAIANAIYQATGVRMTVLPMNPNNVLKALGKI, from the coding sequence ATGACAACTGTTGAAGTTGAGAAGACGGCAGCAACGACGAACGGCAAGCACTTCAAGGTCATCGGACAGCGTGTGATCCGGCCGGACGGCGTGGACAAGGTGACCGGCCGGGCGCAATACGGCGCCGATGTGAAGTTGCAAGGCCTACTCTACGGCAAGGTGCTGCGCAGCCCGCACGCCCATGCGCGCATCCTCTCGATTGACACCAGCGCCGCAGAAAAACTGCCCGGCGTAAAAGCCGTCATCACCGGCAAGGACCTCAAGCCGGCCGAGGACAAGGTCGCTAAGAGCGGCGAGAGCAGCGTGAACTACAGCTACCTGAGCCAAAACGTCTTGGCACAAGACAAGGTGCTGTATCACGGTCATCCGGTGGCTGCTGTCGCCGCCACCAGCATCCACATCGCCGAGGAAGCGCTGGCGCTGATCAAAGTCGAGTACGAAGTGCTGCCACCGGTGTTGAACGTGCTCGACGCGATGAAGGATGACGCGCCCATTCTGCTGCCCAACTTGCGCACCCACGAACTAGGCGAAGTGGTGAGCGACAAGCCGACCAACATCGCCAGCCATGAGCAACACGCACGCGGCAACTTGGAGGCCGGCTTCGCCGAGGCCGACGTGATCGTCGAGCGCGAGTTCCACACCAACACCGTGCACCAGGGCTACATCGAGCCGCAGAACGGCACGGCGCTGTGGAATGCCGACGGCCAGATCACCGTGTGGACGAGCACGCAGGGGGCCTGGGATCAACGCCGCGACCTGAGCGAGATCCTGCACGTGCCGATCTCACAGATCCGCGTCATCCCGATGGAGATCGGCGGCGGCTTCGGCGGCAAGTTCCCGGTCTACCTGGAACCCCTGGCCGCCCTGCTCTCGCTCAAGTCCGGCCACCGGCCGGTGAAGATGTGGATGCAGCGCGACGAAGTGCTGAAGGCCACCGGCCCGACTAGCGCCTCGGTCATCCGCGTGAAGATGGGTGCGCGCAAGGACGGCAAAATCACCGCGGCGCAGGCCTGGATGGCCTACGAGGCCGGTGCCTTCCCCGGCTCGCCAGTGGGCGCGGGCATGGGGGTGATCTTCGCGCCCTACAAGCTCGACAACGTGCAGATTGACGGCTACGACGTGGTAGTGAACAAGCCGGCAGCCAAGGCCTACCGCGCGCCCGGCGGCACCAACGCCGCGTTCGCCAGCGAGACGGTAATAGACGAGCTGGCAGAAAAGCTCGGCATGGACCCCATCGAGTTCCGCCGCATCAACGCCGCCAAGGAAGGCGACCGGCGCGCCGATGGCCCGGTCTATGGCCGGATCGGCTTCATCGAGACGCTGGACGTCATCGAGAAGCATCCGCACTACGATGCGCCGCTGCCCGAGCCCAGCGCGCCCTATATGAAGGTCGGGCGCGGCGTGGCCTGCGGCTTTTGGTACAACTGGGATGGCAAGTCGTCGGCCTCGGCCGTGGTCAACCCTGATGGCACGGTGTCCTATTTGGAAGGCAGCACCGATATCGGCGGCACGCGCGCCTCGCTGGCGATGATGCTGGCCGAGACGCTCGGCATCAATTACGAAGATGTCAAGCCGATGGTCGGCGACACACAGACGGTGGGCTACAACGACGGCACAGGCGGCAGCCGCACCACTTACGGCTCCGGTATGGCGGCCTATCACTTGGGCAAAGAGATCATCAAGGAAATGAAACAGCGCGCTGCCGTGCTGTGGGAAGTGCCGGCGGACGACATCAACGTCGAAGGTGACGTCTACTCTTACGGCGATAAGAAGATCACCTTCAAGGAGCTGTGCGCGAAGCTGGACGAAACCGGCGGGCCGATGAGCGTGAGCGTGTCGCTGGACACGAAGGGCGCCATTCCTGCGCTGGCCACGCACGTGGTAGACGTCGAGGTGGACACGGAGACGGGTAAGGTGCACATCCTGCGCTACACCGCTGCCCAGGATGTTGGGCGCGCGATCCACCCGAGCTACGTGGAGGGCCAGATTCACGGCGGCGTGGCGCAAGGCATCGGCTGGGCGCTCAACGAAGAGTACTACTACGACAAAGACGGCCATCTGATGAACGCCAGCCTGCTCGACTACCGCATGCCGACGGCGCTCGACCTGCCGATGATTGACGCGGTAATCATCGAAGTGCCCAACCCGAATCACCCGTTCGGCGTAAAAGGCGTGGGCGAAGTGCCCATCGTCCCGCCGGCTGCGGCCATCGCCAACGCCATCTACCAAGCTACCGGCGTACGCATGACCGTGCTGCCGATGAACCCGAACAACGTGCTCAAGGCACTCGGTAAGATTTGA
- a CDS encoding ferredoxin translates to MSNKVLVTATINDEEMSFLCEPRQSLLEVLRDVLNLTGAKEGCNNGNCGACAVIMNGVLVNSCLVLGVEANGATITTIEGITPKEGLHPLQQKFLEDAALQCGICTPGFIVAAKALLDKNPNPTEHEVRYWLAGNLCRCTGYDKIVRAVLDAATEMASKQRNPA, encoded by the coding sequence ATGTCCAACAAAGTTCTCGTTACCGCAACGATCAACGACGAAGAGATGTCGTTTTTGTGCGAGCCGCGCCAGAGCTTGCTGGAGGTGCTGCGCGACGTGCTCAACCTGACCGGCGCTAAGGAGGGCTGCAACAACGGCAACTGCGGCGCGTGCGCCGTGATCATGAACGGCGTGTTGGTGAATTCGTGTCTGGTGCTGGGCGTAGAGGCCAACGGCGCGACCATCACCACCATCGAGGGTATTACGCCGAAGGAAGGGCTGCACCCACTGCAGCAGAAGTTCCTGGAAGACGCCGCGCTACAATGCGGCATCTGCACGCCGGGGTTCATCGTGGCCGCCAAAGCGCTGCTGGACAAGAACCCCAACCCTACCGAGCACGAGGTGCGCTACTGGCTGGCCGGCAACTTGTGCCGGTGCACCGGCTATGACAAGATCGTGCGCGCTGTGCTGGATGCAGCCACGGAGATGGCAAGCAAACAGCGTAATCCGGCCTAA
- a CDS encoding dehydrogenase, producing the protein MQAFSYVPARTLSEAAEILAREGEQAKCLSGGTDLIVFLREGRRSAKVVVDVKGIPELNQLSYSPKEGLTVGAAVPLHRIYNDAQVIAHYPGLIDAATLIGGIAIQGRATLGGNVCTASPAGDSSPILIAYEATCVVASRNVTKAIPLEKFFLGPGRTVLQPGELLVALKLPPPRPNSGAAYLRFIPRNEMDIAVTSAGAMVVLDEEKTHFVGARIALGAVAPTPLFVPEAGAALAGQPISDEAIEAAARAAQAAARPITDMRGSAEQRKHLSYVMTKRALLRAIERARGG; encoded by the coding sequence ATGCAAGCGTTCTCCTACGTTCCCGCACGCACGCTTTCGGAAGCCGCCGAGATTCTGGCCCGCGAGGGCGAGCAGGCCAAATGTCTGAGTGGCGGCACCGATCTGATCGTCTTCCTGCGCGAGGGCCGGCGCAGCGCGAAGGTCGTGGTGGACGTCAAAGGCATTCCCGAACTCAACCAGCTCAGCTACAGCCCCAAGGAAGGGTTGACCGTTGGCGCAGCTGTGCCGCTCCATCGGATCTACAATGATGCTCAGGTCATCGCACATTATCCGGGCCTGATTGACGCGGCGACGTTGATCGGCGGCATCGCCATTCAGGGCCGGGCAACGCTGGGCGGCAACGTGTGCACAGCTTCGCCCGCCGGCGACTCCAGCCCGATCCTGATCGCCTACGAAGCGACCTGCGTCGTCGCCTCGCGCAACGTCACCAAGGCCATCCCGCTGGAGAAGTTCTTCCTGGGGCCGGGCCGCACGGTATTGCAACCCGGTGAGTTACTGGTCGCGCTCAAACTGCCGCCGCCCAGGCCGAATTCCGGCGCAGCCTACTTACGCTTCATCCCGCGCAACGAGATGGACATCGCCGTGACCAGTGCGGGCGCGATGGTCGTGCTCGATGAGGAGAAGACGCACTTCGTCGGCGCGCGCATCGCGCTGGGTGCCGTCGCGCCCACGCCGCTGTTCGTGCCGGAAGCCGGCGCAGCGTTGGCCGGCCAGCCGATCTCGGACGAAGCCATCGAGGCCGCTGCACGAGCTGCGCAAGCCGCCGCGCGACCGATCACCGATATGCGCGGCAGCGCCGAGCAGCGCAAACATTTGTCGTACGTCATGACCAAACGCGCGTTGTTGAGGGCGATCGAACGAGCGCGTGGCGGCTAG